The Sagittula sp. P11 genome window below encodes:
- a CDS encoding ABC transporter substrate-binding protein, giving the protein MTKRRHITRRGFGQLALGSATVAALGTPAIVRAQTAITFAVPNPSALTWLPYWVAVGEGYFEEEGFTPTLEAIDGSSAVLQAMTAGQAHVGAPGPGPTLGARSRGVDVKFLYNLYPKSVFGLLVKEDSTFQTPEDLKGTVIGVGTADGAEVSFTSAIMADLGMTPGEDFTYLPVGDGGTAAVAFLRDEVNSYAGAVSDAAILAARGLNLREITPEEYLGFFGNGIAMLESQMAEMPELAPAFGRALVRGTVFASDPANKETCLAHCAAGNPQEAEQEYASSLFDGVVDRMTPTDAFIDKGYGYQPPEHWQAIHDSAVASGALSEPLEDLSAVYTNEFVPVWNS; this is encoded by the coding sequence ATGACCAAAAGACGTCACATCACCCGCCGCGGATTCGGCCAGCTTGCGCTTGGCAGTGCGACCGTCGCGGCCCTTGGCACCCCCGCCATCGTCCGGGCGCAGACCGCGATCACCTTTGCCGTGCCGAACCCGTCGGCGCTGACCTGGCTGCCCTACTGGGTCGCCGTGGGGGAGGGCTACTTCGAGGAGGAAGGCTTTACCCCGACGCTCGAGGCCATCGACGGATCGTCCGCCGTGCTGCAGGCGATGACCGCCGGTCAGGCGCATGTCGGCGCCCCCGGACCGGGGCCGACGCTCGGTGCGCGGTCCCGCGGCGTCGACGTGAAGTTCCTGTACAACCTCTATCCGAAGTCGGTCTTCGGCCTTCTGGTCAAGGAAGACAGCACCTTCCAGACGCCCGAGGACCTGAAGGGCACGGTGATCGGTGTCGGCACGGCGGACGGGGCGGAGGTCTCCTTCACCAGCGCCATCATGGCCGATCTGGGCATGACGCCGGGCGAGGACTTCACCTACCTGCCGGTCGGTGACGGCGGCACGGCGGCGGTGGCGTTCCTGCGGGACGAGGTCAACTCCTACGCGGGCGCGGTGTCGGATGCGGCCATCCTCGCGGCGCGCGGCCTGAACCTGCGCGAGATCACGCCCGAGGAATACCTGGGCTTCTTCGGCAACGGCATCGCCATGCTCGAAAGCCAGATGGCGGAAATGCCGGAACTGGCGCCGGCCTTCGGTCGGGCACTGGTGCGCGGCACGGTCTTCGCCTCGGACCCGGCCAACAAGGAAACCTGCCTTGCGCACTGTGCCGCCGGCAACCCGCAGGAGGCCGAGCAGGAATACGCCTCCTCGCTGTTCGACGGCGTGGTGGACCGCATGACACCCACGGACGCCTTCATCGACAAGGGCTACGGCTACCAGCCGCCGGAGCACTGGCAGGCGATCCACGATTCCGCCGTCGCCTCGGGCGCCCTGTCAGAGCCGCTGGAGGACCTGTCGGCGGTCTACACCAACGAGTTCGTGCCGGTCTGGAACTCCTGA
- a CDS encoding fumarylacetoacetate hydrolase family protein, whose amino-acid sequence MTTFAVSPPEEAYLDITGSEEKFPVRRIYCIGKNYVAHIIEMNADERDPPVIFMKPRDAIVRNGGEIPYPVFTTNFHYETELVVALKSGGYNIAEKDASGHIFGYAVGLDMTRRDHQAEALAKGLPWEVTKAFDKSAPVGPVTRVEDTGVMTSGHVKLKVNGETRQDADISLLIWKIDEIISKLSEQHELKAGDIIMTGTPAGVGAVVSGDVLECSVDGLEPMKVTIGAPAA is encoded by the coding sequence ATGACCACTTTCGCCGTTTCGCCCCCAGAGGAGGCGTATCTCGACATCACCGGGTCGGAAGAGAAATTCCCGGTGCGCCGCATCTACTGCATCGGCAAGAACTACGTAGCGCATATCATCGAGATGAACGCCGACGAGCGGGACCCGCCGGTGATCTTCATGAAGCCGCGGGATGCGATCGTCCGGAACGGCGGGGAAATCCCCTACCCGGTGTTCACCACCAACTTCCACTACGAGACCGAGCTGGTCGTGGCGCTGAAATCCGGCGGCTACAACATCGCGGAGAAGGACGCCTCGGGCCACATCTTCGGCTATGCCGTGGGCCTCGACATGACCCGCCGCGACCACCAGGCCGAGGCGCTGGCCAAGGGCCTGCCGTGGGAAGTCACCAAGGCCTTCGACAAGTCCGCGCCAGTGGGTCCGGTCACCCGCGTGGAAGACACCGGCGTCATGACCTCCGGCCACGTGAAACTGAAGGTGAACGGCGAGACGCGTCAGGATGCCGACATCTCCCTGCTGATCTGGAAGATCGACGAGATCATCTCGAAGCTCTCCGAGCAGCATGAGCTGAAAGCGGGCGACATCATCATGACGGGCACGCCCGCAGGTGTCGGCGCCGTGGTGTCCGGCGACGTGCTGGAATGCTCGGTCGACGGGCTGGAGCCGATGAAGGTGACGATCGGCGCCCCCGCCGCCTGA
- a CDS encoding NAD(P)-dependent oxidoreductase, with the protein MAKIAIIGTGRMGTAFARRLLETGNDVVVWNRTAENTAAASDAGAEVAETLDALKGSDAILLSLTDADAVGAVAEQLCAGGLSGHLVIDTSTLLPDDTRRIAETFTAAGADYVDCPVGGTVGPALKGQLLGMAGGTEAGFAKAKPIMEQLCKRVEHLGPAGSGAHMKLAVNLPLAMYWKTLAEALTLLEDSGIPNDVAISMIADSSAGPAVLKNRAQVVVDTLNGTDQPGTFDLNGLMKDLGLALQHAALKDRPMPLSEATRAGYEKAIAAGLGGCDGASLTKFLLDR; encoded by the coding sequence ATGGCGAAAATCGCGATCATCGGAACCGGGCGCATGGGCACGGCCTTCGCCAGACGGCTTCTCGAAACCGGCAACGACGTCGTGGTCTGGAACCGGACCGCGGAGAACACGGCGGCCGCTTCCGATGCCGGGGCGGAAGTGGCCGAAACGCTGGACGCGCTCAAGGGCAGCGACGCGATCCTGCTGTCACTGACCGACGCGGATGCAGTCGGCGCGGTTGCCGAGCAGCTTTGCGCGGGCGGCCTGTCGGGCCACCTGGTCATCGACACCTCCACCCTGCTGCCGGACGACACCCGGCGCATCGCCGAAACCTTCACCGCCGCCGGTGCGGACTACGTGGACTGCCCGGTCGGCGGCACCGTGGGACCGGCGTTGAAGGGCCAGCTTCTGGGCATGGCGGGCGGTACGGAGGCGGGCTTTGCCAAGGCGAAACCGATCATGGAGCAGCTCTGCAAGCGGGTGGAGCATCTCGGCCCCGCAGGCTCCGGCGCGCACATGAAGCTGGCGGTCAACCTGCCCCTCGCGATGTACTGGAAGACCCTTGCCGAGGCGCTGACCCTGCTGGAGGACAGCGGCATCCCGAACGATGTCGCCATCTCGATGATCGCGGACAGTTCCGCGGGGCCGGCTGTCCTGAAGAACCGAGCGCAGGTGGTGGTCGACACGCTGAACGGCACGGACCAGCCGGGCACCTTCGACCTGAACGGATTGATGAAGGACCTCGGGCTGGCGCTTCAACACGCCGCGCTCAAGGACAGGCCAATGCCCTTGTCGGAGGCCACGCGCGCGGGCTACGAAAAGGCGATTGCGGCGGGCCTCGGCGGCTGCGACGGCGCGAGCCTGACGAAATTCCTTCTGGACCGGTGA